The DNA region CGCTTCTCCACCACGGACGTCACCACACACTCAAGGCGCTGACGCTGAGACCGTGGACGCGGGGACCGGGAAGTCATCGACACACCCGGACCAACGCGCACGACCGGCCCAGGACACTCCCGGACCGGTCACACCATACGAATCAACGACCCGCGAAGTACGGGACTAGAGGGCCGGGGTGCGCGAGCGGGACGGATACGGCTACTCCACGGGCTGGGCGTAGTGGAGGTCGACCGTCCCGGAGTAGCCGGGGAGCGTCACCTGGTCCTTCTCCTCGACCTTCCAGCCGAGCCCGTACGCCTTCACGTACAGCTGGTAGTTCTGGATGGCCGAGGAGTCGTCGAGGGCCTTCCGGAGGGCGGACCGGTCGCCGACCGCGGTGATCCGGTACGGCGGCGAGTAGACCCGGCCCTGGAGGATCAGTGTGTTGCCGACGCAGCGCACCGCGCTGGTGGAGATCAGCCGCTGGTCCATCACCTGGACCCCTCGGGCGCCGCCCTCCCAGAGCGCGTTGACGACGGCCTGGAGGTCCTGCTGGTGGATGACCAGGTCGTTCGGCTGCGGTTCGGGATAGCCGGGGTTGGCGGTGGCGTCCGGCGGGGCGTCGTTCAGCGTGACGGTCAGGGCGGCCCCGCCGAGCTTCGTGGTACCCGCCGCCTTCTCCAGCGCGTCGAGCTTCGCGTCCTCCGCCTCCGTGCTCCGGTCGTCGCGCCGGGCCAGGGCGTCGAT from Streptomyces sp. NBC_01754 includes:
- a CDS encoding DUF881 domain-containing protein, encoding MSNFADSPRGPARRGSRWPAQTLTAAVFALAGLIFVTSANTAKGTDIRTDSSLLKLSDLIQQRSENNAELDASTAAVRADIDALARRDDRSTEAEDAKLDALEKAAGTTKLGGAALTVTLNDAPPDATANPGYPEPQPNDLVIHQQDLQAVVNALWEGGARGVQVMDQRLISTSAVRCVGNTLILQGRVYSPPYRITAVGDRSALRKALDDSSAIQNYQLYVKAYGLGWKVEEKDQVTLPGYSGTVDLHYAQPVE